The DNA window TCTTACCATTAATTGATTAATGTCTTCTACTGCATCTATATACTTGTATAATTTGTTGGTCAAATTTACACACTTGATTTTACTGCATAATTATGCTGGTCAAATTATAGCACAATCACAGGGAGGAGCAAACAAGCAACTGTTAATGACAACTATTCAGAGTGGTGCTGATTGATGAGTTTTTCTGATTTCTTCATGCAATTGTTGCTTATGCAATTGGCCTAGTTCCTATATATCATCGTTATAGATTGAATCTatgtgttttcttcttttttttcaaattggaTATCATTACGAGGGAAAATAACCTCGAGTATTTTTATTTATCGTTTTTAGACTAAGTGGTTTTGAGCCTGTTGGTAGAGACTGGAGATGTGAATCATTTCCATTATCTGAAAAACCCTATTGTTTATGCAGGTTGGTTTGCCAGAGATCTATCTACGTTGTCTCGTGTAACCAAAGTGTTGTTGCCACTTCCTGATGACACTGTCAAGCACCCAACTCATGTCACAATTCCCATGGACTGTTTCCAAATCTTAGGGTCTCCTGATGACCATACATATCAAATCGTCAATGCTTCAGTAGCCAAGAAATTTGGTAGTGAGTAATACCAAATCGTCTATTGACTCATGTTGTAGCTTACAATTATAAAATTCTTGCTTTCTACCATACATCTTGTCTGATGGGGATTTCACAGGTCACGCAATAGACAATGCCAACCTTGGAGACTTCGTCTCTGACAATGTTCCAAGCATAGGGAAGTTCATTGCTGACTTCTCTGAAAGCGAACTACCTTCCGTGCCAGCTCTGTCTGTCATTTCACATGTCATGTTCAGCCTTCTGAGGTCTCACTTACAACTTATTCAATCAAGATATCTTtatctatactactataaaagaCAAAATGTTTTACAAATAAGCTCCTGATATTTTTATGTAATAGTCTAATGTTTGTTTGAATAAAGTGAGTAACTTATATTCAAATAAGCATAAGCAACGCAAAGTATGGACATTTTACCAATGGCAAAGCATGAGCATTTTGCTAGTGTAGTAACATTTCTCTAAGGTAACCAGTAATGCTGCTGGTAATACTCTGTATTTATttaaggttataccatgccaaacAGTTTTAATTGGAATTCTACTGTTACTCTGGTGCACCAACCATCTTGTTCATAATTCAGGCAGATAAATCTGATAATTGTTAGCGGCATATCCGTTGTCTAGTGATAAGATTTGTACTAGTTCACTAGCCAGAGTTGCAATATAGGACGGGGAGTCAGGGAGATCAAATAAAACACTAAAACTGTGTGCATTTCAGGTCTCAGTTCAAAGCAAACCATGCAGAGTGGGTTAACTCTGTAAAACCTAACCTAGGCCCTGGATTACGAGAGAACATACATGGGGCCGTTGCATCAGGGGATGATGAACCCCTGGAGGAATTTCTAGCCGTAAGGGCCGAATTCAAGTCTGCACTTGCTGCTCTTCTCAAGGTAACTGAACTGAAAGAATGACTTCCTCCTGCATTCTTCTGCAggcaatatttatttatttttaattttgtgtgTGTTTGCTAGTACTCCattcattccaaattgatctacatatttcataggtacactaagaccaagaaaagctaataactctctcatactatatttactctagcaacaaactctatgcatgcaccatccccactatttcctagccaatagcaaatcaggatattgcatgtgggttataaatacttgtatgcatggatgcatgcatcaatgtccatttactccaatgcacaaataatgaATAGACTtgatgaatgaacacaaatatgtagatcatttaggaataacctcaaaaaatactatatgtagattaatttggaatggagggagtatcagatTAGGTGTTCCTAGATCAGTTCTTATCCCTTTACCCTGTTTGTTCATAGGATCATGGAATCCTTGCGATTCCTACGGTTCCTGGCCCTCCACCAATGGTGGGCATTCAGGCGCAGGCTGCTCCTCTGGATAATTACCAAGCAAGAGCATTTTCCCTTCTCGACATCGCTGTAGTATCCGGGTTTTGCCAGGTACTTGATCTATCAATTTCTGATTAGTTCCACCTTTGAGTAgtgtttttatgtttttaattttagaaaatgtGAGTAGTGTTCTTGATGTGTTGTGCGTATGTGCTGCAGGTGAGTATTCCACTGGGCAAGCGCAATGGTCTTCCTGTGTCAGTTTCGCTGGTGGCACGACATGGCGCAGACCATTTCCTCCTCAATGTGGCTGAGGAGCTGTACCAGACGCTCATAGACGAAGCCGCTAAAGCTTGGGCCTCCTGAATCCTGCCCGATTTCATCTGTATGTACCTACTAATACAAAGTCTAAACACGTATTATATTGCATACATGGAATAATGGAAATGGGGTGATACAATCCACCCAATGTAAACTTGCATACGCATATACACATGTACTAGTTTATACCTCACTTTGCTACGAGATACATGGTTGAATGTATGTTATACATTATTGAAATGATaaatgtatatgtttaaatgatGTAAAAATGATGTGGAGATGATGAAT is part of the Oryza glaberrima chromosome 4, OglaRS2, whole genome shotgun sequence genome and encodes:
- the LOC127769579 gene encoding amidase 1-like → MAEDFGAFMERFVLPPPPPPSSQQLPLHGLTFAIKDIFDIAGRVTGFGNPDWARTHAPAAATSPVVLAALAAGATSLGTTIMDEMAYSIYGENAHYGTPANPCAPGRVPGGSSSGSAVAVAANLVDFSLGTDTGGSVRVPAAYCGIFGLRTSHGLVSAQNVIPMAQMFDTVGWFARDLSTLSRVTKVLLPLPDDTVKHPTHVTIPMDCFQILGSPDDHTYQIVNASVAKKFGSHAIDNANLGDFVSDNVPSIGKFIADFSESELPSVPALSVISHVMFSLLRSQFKANHAEWVNSVKPNLGPGLRENIHGAVASGDDEPLEEFLAVRAEFKSALAALLKDHGILAIPTVPGPPPMVGIQAQAAPLDNYQARAFSLLDIAVVSGFCQVSIPLGKRNGLPVSVSLVARHGADHFLLNVAEELYQTLIDEAAKAWAS